A stretch of the Dioscorea cayenensis subsp. rotundata cultivar TDr96_F1 chromosome 4, TDr96_F1_v2_PseudoChromosome.rev07_lg8_w22 25.fasta, whole genome shotgun sequence genome encodes the following:
- the LOC120259522 gene encoding 60S ribosomal protein L5-like, which translates to MVFVKAQKTKAYFKRFQVKFKRRRAGKTDYRARIRLINQDKNKYNTPKYRFVVRFTNKNIIAQIVSASIAGDMVMAAAYAHELPRYGLEVGLTNYAAAYCTGLLLARRVLKMLEMDEEYQGNVEATGEDFSVEPAESRRPFRALLDVGLLRTTTGNRVFGALKGALDGGLDIPHSEKRFAGFKKDDKQLDAEAHRKYIFGDHVACYMRVSLMDDEPEKYQSHFSAYLKKGLEADDIEEMYKKVHAAIRADPMPVKSTKEPPKEHKRYNLKKLTYEERKAKLVERLNALNAAEPDDEEDDE; encoded by the exons ATG GTTTTTGTGAAAGCCCAGAAGACCAAGGCTTACTTCAAGCGTTTTCAAGTGAAGTTTAAGAGAAGGAGGG CTGGGAAGACTGATTATCGGGCTAGGATTCGCCTCATAAATcaggataaaaataaatataacactCCCAAATATCGATTTGTTGTTCGATTT ACTAACAAGAATATCATCGCACAAATAGTATCTGCAAGCATTGCCGGTGATATGGTCATGGCAGCAGCATATGCCCATGAGCTACCCCGTTATGGATTAGAAGTTGGTCTCACTAACTATGCTGCAG CATACTGCACTGGCCTTCTTTTGGCCCGCCGCGTGTTGAAGATGCTTGAAATGGATGAGGAATATCAGGGAAATGTTGAG GCCACCGGGGAGGACTTTTCAGTGGAGCCAGCTGAGAGCAGGAGGCCATTCCGGGCTCTCTTGGATGTTGGTCTTCTTAGAACCACCACTGGAAATCGTGTTTTTGGTGCTCTCAAG GGAGCATTAGATGGTGGTCTTGATATTCCTCACAGTGAGAAGCGCTTTGCTGGTTTCAAGAAGGATGACAAGCAACTTGATGCGGAGGCTCATAGGAAGTATATCTTTGGTGATCATGTTGCCTGTTACATGAGGGTCT CTTTGATGGATGATGAACCTGAGAAATACCAGTCACACTTTAGCGCCTACCTAAAGAAAGGACTTGAAGCTGATGACATAGAGGAGATGTACAAGAAGGTGCATGCAGCCATTCGAGCTGACCCAATGCCAGTGAAATCTACCAAGGAACCACCCAAGGAGCATAAGAG GTATAATCTGAAGAAACTGACATACGAGGAGAGGAAGGCCAAACTTGTTGAGCGATTGAATGCTCTTAATGCAGCTGAACCtgatgatgaggaagatgatgagTGA